One window from the genome of Actinoplanes teichomyceticus ATCC 31121 encodes:
- a CDS encoding RiPP maturation radical SAM C-methyltransferase has product MKITLVGMPWATIATPSLALGILARRIADAFPQADLTTVYANIDFADWMDQQGGYGSAEFNFFSLQSYFMGCGDWVFSSALYDDPQWRVDEFTRIMTGRISDRQLETSLRLHRTVPAFVDAMAHRIVADGPDLVGATSTFQQNVASLALLRRIKQLAPATMTVMGGANCDGPQGEALHRNFDCLDYVVRGEAERTVVQLVEALHTTGRDDLSGIAGLCWRRDGASVSNPPSRQLLSPAEIPTPDFDPYFERFRRSRVQSWFEPVLVVEGARGCWWGEKHHCTFCGLNGSAMTFRSKSPHTYLEEILHLAGRHHVLDFYAVDNILEMSFLDSVLSKLAEAPFDLRMQYEVKSNMTMSQIVRLRDAGVVSVQPGIENLSSRVLKIMDKGVSGTHNVRFLRDAESNGMSVAWNYLYGFPGEAPEDYEPIMEQLPALHHLHPPTGANRIALERFSPYFDRPELGFAGRRPHWQYSLIYDLPDRELADLAYLFETDDQGIDAKLADRLESALEEWSGHYVLSRLSYADDGARIRLVNSRPGFAWRELTLSDPTERALFHALADPRSLPHLVRLAGGPDAGWPGERVAELLQDWRRLGLIFVEADRAVRLATEDENQLMLRIRHETDTSGGPELAFEQAGEFTCVDI; this is encoded by the coding sequence ATGAAAATCACACTGGTAGGCATGCCGTGGGCCACGATCGCCACCCCGTCGCTGGCCCTGGGCATTCTCGCGCGACGCATCGCGGACGCTTTCCCGCAGGCCGACCTGACGACCGTCTACGCGAACATCGACTTCGCGGACTGGATGGACCAGCAGGGCGGATACGGCTCCGCGGAGTTCAACTTCTTCTCGCTGCAGAGCTACTTCATGGGCTGCGGCGACTGGGTGTTCTCCTCGGCCCTGTACGACGACCCGCAGTGGCGGGTCGACGAATTCACCAGGATCATGACCGGCCGGATCAGCGACCGCCAGCTCGAGACGTCGCTCCGGTTGCACCGCACCGTGCCGGCCTTCGTCGACGCGATGGCCCACCGCATCGTCGCCGACGGCCCCGACCTGGTCGGCGCCACCTCGACGTTCCAGCAGAACGTCGCCTCGCTGGCGCTGCTGCGCCGGATCAAACAACTGGCGCCGGCCACCATGACGGTGATGGGCGGCGCGAACTGCGACGGCCCGCAGGGCGAGGCGCTGCACCGCAACTTCGACTGCCTCGACTACGTCGTACGCGGCGAGGCGGAACGCACCGTCGTCCAGCTGGTCGAGGCGCTGCACACCACCGGCCGCGACGACCTGTCCGGCATCGCCGGACTGTGCTGGCGGCGCGACGGCGCGAGTGTGAGCAACCCGCCGAGCCGGCAACTGCTGTCGCCGGCGGAGATTCCCACCCCCGACTTCGACCCGTACTTCGAGCGGTTCCGGCGCTCGCGGGTGCAGTCCTGGTTCGAGCCCGTGCTGGTCGTCGAGGGCGCGCGCGGCTGCTGGTGGGGCGAGAAGCACCACTGCACGTTCTGCGGGCTCAACGGCTCGGCGATGACGTTCCGCAGCAAGAGCCCGCACACCTACCTCGAGGAGATCCTGCACCTGGCCGGCCGCCACCACGTGCTGGACTTCTACGCGGTGGACAACATCCTGGAGATGTCGTTCCTGGACTCGGTGCTGTCCAAGCTCGCCGAGGCCCCGTTCGACCTGCGGATGCAGTACGAGGTCAAGTCGAACATGACCATGTCGCAGATCGTGCGGTTGCGCGACGCCGGGGTGGTCAGTGTCCAGCCCGGGATCGAGAACCTGAGCTCCCGGGTCCTGAAGATCATGGACAAGGGCGTCAGCGGCACCCACAACGTGCGGTTCCTGCGCGACGCGGAGAGCAACGGGATGTCGGTGGCCTGGAACTACCTGTACGGCTTCCCCGGCGAGGCGCCCGAGGACTACGAGCCGATCATGGAGCAGCTGCCGGCCCTGCACCACCTGCACCCGCCGACCGGCGCGAACCGAATCGCCCTGGAACGGTTCAGCCCCTACTTCGACCGGCCCGAGCTGGGCTTCGCCGGCCGGCGCCCGCACTGGCAGTACTCGCTCATCTACGATCTGCCCGACCGCGAGCTGGCCGACCTGGCGTACCTGTTCGAGACCGACGACCAGGGCATCGACGCGAAGCTGGCGGACCGGCTGGAGAGCGCTCTGGAGGAATGGTCGGGCCACTACGTCCTGAGCAGGCTGAGCTATGCCGACGACGGCGCGCGGATCCGGCTCGTCAACTCCCGGCCCGGGTTCGCCTGGCGCGAGCTGACCCTGTCGGACCCCACCGAGCGGGCGCTGTTCCACGCCCTGGCCGACCCCCGATCCCTGCCGCACCTGGTCCGCCTCGCCGGTGGCCCGGACGCCGGATGGCCCGGGGAACGGGTCGCCGAGCTGCTGCAAGACTGGCGCCGGCTCGGGCTGATCTTCGTCGAGGCCGATCGTGCGGTGCGGCTGGCCACCGAGGACGAGAACCAGTTGATGCTGCGGATCCGGCACGAGACGGACACGTCCGGCGGTCCGGAGCTGGCGTTCGAGCAGGCCGGGGAGTTCACGTGCGTAGACATCTGA
- a CDS encoding DUF5825 family protein, protein MRRHLTVAPPAPAGERVRELYRGGIRSVALDEPISLRSPEPRDLHALDFVRVATARGLLVRWHLRTGRRADPELVARDLTHLQPPASLDGRGSQERLREWHRRFYIGRCVWRRGPGFVQIRDRRDGVLQLFDLSEDDYVRAVLQLEQQRAAEVDPQVLDAMRDERLVLRLGDLDWWAPALIDRWPVPSMVL, encoded by the coding sequence GTGCGTAGACATCTGACGGTGGCCCCGCCGGCGCCGGCCGGCGAGCGGGTGCGGGAGCTGTACCGCGGCGGGATCCGGTCGGTGGCGCTGGACGAGCCGATCTCGCTGCGCTCCCCCGAGCCGCGCGACCTGCACGCCCTCGACTTCGTCCGGGTCGCCACCGCGCGCGGGCTGCTGGTGCGCTGGCACCTGCGTACCGGCCGGCGGGCCGACCCGGAGCTCGTCGCCCGGGACCTGACCCACCTGCAGCCGCCGGCCTCCCTGGACGGCCGGGGGTCGCAGGAGCGGCTGCGCGAGTGGCACCGCAGGTTCTACATCGGGCGCTGCGTCTGGCGCCGGGGCCCCGGGTTCGTGCAGATCCGGGATCGCCGCGACGGCGTGCTGCAACTGTTCGACCTGTCCGAGGACGACTACGTGCGCGCGGTCCTGCAGCTGGAACAGCAGCGGGCCGCGGAGGTCGACCCGCAGGTGCTGGACGCGATGCGCGACGAACGGCTGGTGCTGCGCCTGGGCGACCTGGACTGGTGGGCGCCCGCTTTGATCGACCGCTGGCCGGTGCCGTCGATGGTGCTGTGA
- a CDS encoding class I SAM-dependent methyltransferase → MTDPAVRAADSFGARAREYDRLRPGYPAEALTTAVAAQGGARPGPALDIGCGTGKLAGALRGLGYDVLGVEPDPRMAAVATANGVAVEVAAFEDWDDAGRRFGTVACGQAWHWLRPGYRSRRAARLLRPGGNLLLAWNFGTLNPLIARGLHRVYAGLLPDGLPAGQDGLADLDESDAANYARELREHGLRNVTTTVLPWYEVLTGQQWCDLLSTESRHLALPEGTRRRLLREVGRFLDRNGGRIRVDYRCTLVSATAEG, encoded by the coding sequence GTGACGGACCCCGCCGTGCGGGCCGCGGACAGCTTCGGCGCCCGTGCCCGCGAGTACGACCGGCTGCGCCCCGGCTACCCCGCCGAGGCGCTGACCACGGCCGTCGCCGCGCAGGGCGGGGCCCGGCCGGGCCCCGCCCTGGACATCGGCTGCGGCACCGGCAAACTCGCCGGCGCGCTGCGCGGGCTGGGATACGACGTGCTCGGCGTGGAACCGGACCCGCGGATGGCCGCGGTCGCCACGGCGAACGGGGTGGCGGTGGAGGTCGCCGCGTTCGAGGACTGGGACGACGCCGGACGCCGGTTCGGCACGGTCGCGTGCGGGCAGGCGTGGCACTGGCTGCGTCCCGGATACCGGTCCCGGCGGGCGGCGCGGCTGCTGCGCCCGGGCGGGAACCTGCTGCTGGCCTGGAACTTCGGCACGCTGAACCCGCTGATCGCGCGTGGTCTCCACCGGGTCTACGCCGGCCTCCTGCCCGACGGGCTGCCGGCCGGGCAGGACGGCCTGGCGGACCTGGACGAGTCCGACGCGGCGAACTACGCGCGCGAGCTGCGCGAGCACGGCCTGCGGAACGTGACGACGACCGTCCTGCCGTGGTACGAGGTGCTCACCGGGCAGCAGTGGTGCGACCTGCTCAGCACCGAGAGCCGGCACCTGGCCCTGCCGGAGGGGACGAGGCGGCGGCTGCTGCGCGAGGTCGGCCGATTCCTCGACCGCAACGGCGGCCGGATCCGGGTGGACTACCGGTGCACCCTGGTGAGCGCCACCGCCGAGGGCTGA
- a CDS encoding MFS transporter, which translates to MVHGQRRPTARQPRKSAPLWRNRDYNLWWSGTALSRLGSSISALALPLLVLAFTGSAAAAGLVGTCAAVGLLAGLLPAGVAADRYPRRRLLAGAALVQAAGAAALCSIAAAGRLWLPLVTALALIQGLASAVFNAAASPLVKRIVAAEQLKAAFTRAEARDYGAQLAGAPLGGLLFTLARWAPFLADALSFVAVALTAVLLRTPLGPDTGEPPDPARTPIRRDLMSGLSHIRRGPFLRYALLWSALTNMLFAGIGFLFVVALRENGASPSTIGAAEAIATGCGLAGTLATEWVVRRVPGDRIVLAVSWMVAAGVGGLVLLADRPWLAALCLGVSIAFVTPLNVVFATRVVTTVPDAMTARVLTSMNLAAMGFAWPAPLLCGVLADAYGADVPLIAIAAGLAVMAVVNHLAPAVRQLAAEPGARNPATAG; encoded by the coding sequence GTGGTCCACGGACAACGGCGACCGACCGCGCGGCAGCCCCGGAAATCCGCGCCCCTGTGGCGCAACCGTGACTACAACCTCTGGTGGTCCGGCACGGCGCTGTCCCGGCTGGGCTCCAGCATCTCCGCGCTGGCGCTGCCGTTGCTGGTCCTCGCGTTCACCGGCTCCGCCGCAGCGGCCGGCCTGGTCGGCACGTGCGCGGCGGTCGGCCTGCTGGCCGGTCTGCTGCCCGCGGGCGTGGCCGCCGACCGGTACCCGCGACGCCGGCTGCTGGCCGGCGCGGCGCTGGTCCAGGCGGCCGGCGCGGCCGCGCTCTGCTCGATCGCCGCCGCCGGACGCCTGTGGTTGCCGCTGGTCACGGCTCTGGCGCTGATCCAGGGCCTGGCGTCGGCGGTCTTCAACGCGGCAGCGTCGCCGCTGGTGAAACGGATCGTCGCGGCCGAGCAGCTCAAGGCGGCGTTCACCCGGGCCGAGGCCCGTGACTACGGGGCCCAGCTGGCCGGCGCGCCGCTGGGTGGGCTGCTGTTCACGCTGGCCCGGTGGGCGCCGTTTCTCGCCGACGCGCTGTCGTTCGTGGCCGTCGCGCTGACCGCCGTCCTGCTGCGCACACCGCTGGGGCCGGACACCGGCGAACCGCCCGATCCCGCCCGGACGCCGATCCGCCGCGACCTGATGTCCGGGCTGAGCCACATCCGGCGCGGCCCCTTCCTGCGGTACGCGCTGCTCTGGTCCGCGCTGACGAACATGCTCTTCGCCGGGATCGGATTCCTCTTCGTCGTCGCGCTGCGCGAGAACGGCGCCTCGCCGTCGACGATCGGCGCCGCCGAGGCCATCGCCACGGGGTGCGGGCTGGCCGGCACGCTCGCCACCGAGTGGGTGGTCCGGCGCGTGCCCGGCGACCGGATCGTTTTGGCCGTCTCGTGGATGGTCGCGGCCGGGGTCGGCGGCCTGGTGCTGCTCGCCGACCGGCCCTGGCTCGCCGCGCTGTGCCTGGGCGTGAGCATCGCGTTCGTCACCCCGCTGAACGTGGTGTTCGCCACGCGGGTGGTGACGACGGTGCCGGACGCGATGACGGCGCGTGTGCTGACGTCGATGAACCTGGCCGCGATGGGCTTCGCCTGGCCGGCCCCGCTGCTCTGCGGGGTGCTCGCCGACGCGTACGGCGCCGACGTCCCGCTGATCGCGATCGCCGCCGGCCTGGCGGTGATGGCGGTCGTCAACCACCTGGCCCCGGCCGTACGGCAGCTGGCCGCGGAGCCGGGCGCGCGGAACCCGGCGACCGCCGGGTGA
- a CDS encoding alpha/beta hydrolase, producing the protein MSLQTDLDRVEAANAGGKPPVVFIHGLWLLPSSWQRWAEVFAAAGYAPVVAGWPDDPETVEEANAHPEVFARKSVGQVADHFCDLIGRLDRKPAVVGHSFGGLITQIVAGRGLSAASVAIDPAPFRGVLPLPISALRVASAVLGNPANYHRAVPLTYEQFRYGFANAVTEEEARELYATYAVPASGEPLFQAAAANFNPWSEARVDTGNPDRGPLLIISGERDHTVPWSIANASYRQQRDNPGVTEIVEIENRGHSLTIDSGWREVADTALAFVERFH; encoded by the coding sequence ATGTCCCTGCAGACCGATCTGGACCGGGTAGAGGCGGCCAACGCCGGCGGCAAGCCGCCGGTGGTGTTCATCCACGGGCTGTGGTTGCTGCCGTCGAGCTGGCAGCGGTGGGCCGAGGTGTTCGCCGCCGCCGGGTACGCGCCGGTGGTGGCCGGCTGGCCGGACGACCCGGAGACGGTCGAGGAGGCCAACGCCCACCCGGAGGTGTTCGCCCGCAAGAGCGTCGGCCAGGTCGCCGACCACTTCTGCGATCTGATCGGCCGGCTCGACCGTAAGCCGGCCGTGGTGGGTCACTCGTTCGGCGGCCTGATCACCCAGATCGTCGCCGGGCGCGGCCTGTCCGCGGCGTCCGTCGCGATCGACCCGGCGCCGTTCCGCGGGGTGCTGCCGCTGCCGATCTCCGCCCTGCGGGTGGCGAGCGCGGTGCTCGGCAACCCGGCCAACTATCACCGGGCCGTGCCGCTGACCTACGAGCAGTTCCGGTACGGCTTCGCCAACGCCGTCACCGAGGAGGAAGCCCGCGAACTGTACGCCACCTACGCGGTGCCGGCCTCGGGCGAGCCGCTGTTCCAGGCCGCGGCCGCGAACTTCAACCCGTGGTCGGAGGCCCGGGTGGACACCGGCAACCCGGACCGCGGCCCGCTGCTGATCATCTCGGGGGAGCGGGACCACACCGTGCCGTGGTCGATCGCCAACGCCTCCTACCGGCAGCAGCGGGACAACCCCGGCGTCACCGAGATCGTCGAGATCGAGAACCGGGGCCACTCGCTGACCATCGACAGCGGCTGGCGCGAGGTCGCCGACACCGCGCTCGCCTTCGTCGAACGCTTCCACTGA
- a CDS encoding helix-turn-helix transcriptional regulator: protein MPIVLSTAGLAARDCREAIVTTMAMSCGRMDLTLEQPESPVRAHLEFWPLGTAVHTFSYHGTGMRMTQTARHVRLGTPEQLSFAVQHTAPGRTRGFGDERVLGHGDLMMTDLTGEYEYHRARDGGTRSVGFDISSLGVTVDQIRRAGRDFLSNPLLGLARQHFTYVLHHAEQLSMSPAAAAIGAASADLARSFILAAQGDTGRREALHDTLLARLTAYVRAHLTDADLSPARIAAHHHISVRHLHTLWSSSTGSTLEQWIMMERLAGARDQLATGRSITALAHDWGFTDASHFTRRFRQAFGVAPRDWRKEP from the coding sequence ATGCCCATCGTTCTCAGCACGGCCGGTCTTGCCGCCCGGGACTGTCGCGAGGCGATCGTCACCACCATGGCGATGTCCTGCGGCCGCATGGACCTGACCCTGGAGCAACCGGAGTCACCGGTCCGCGCCCACCTGGAGTTCTGGCCGCTGGGCACCGCGGTGCACACGTTCTCCTATCACGGCACCGGGATGCGGATGACCCAGACCGCCCGGCACGTCCGGCTCGGTACACCCGAGCAGCTCAGCTTCGCTGTCCAGCACACGGCACCGGGCCGCACCCGCGGATTCGGTGACGAGCGGGTACTCGGCCACGGTGACCTGATGATGACCGACCTCACCGGGGAGTACGAGTACCACCGAGCGCGGGACGGCGGCACCCGGTCGGTCGGCTTCGACATCAGCTCGCTCGGGGTGACGGTCGACCAGATCCGCCGGGCCGGCCGGGACTTCCTGAGCAACCCCCTGCTCGGCCTCGCCCGGCAACACTTCACCTACGTCCTGCACCACGCCGAGCAGCTGTCGATGTCGCCGGCCGCCGCGGCGATCGGCGCGGCCTCCGCCGACCTGGCCCGATCGTTCATCCTCGCCGCCCAGGGCGACACCGGCAGACGCGAGGCGCTGCACGACACGCTGCTGGCCCGGCTCACCGCGTACGTACGCGCTCACCTGACCGATGCCGACCTGAGCCCGGCCCGGATCGCCGCGCACCACCACATCTCCGTGCGCCACCTGCATACGCTCTGGTCCAGCAGCACCGGCAGCACCCTGGAACAGTGGATCATGATGGAGCGCCTCGCCGGCGCACGCGACCAACTCGCCACCGGCCGGTCGATCACCGCGCTCGCGCACGACTGGGGTTTCACCGACGCCAGCCACTTCACCCGCCGCTTCCGGCAGGCGTTCGGGGTAGCGCCCCGCGACTGGCGCAAGGAGCCGTGA